In Pseudomonas fluorescens NCIMB 11764, a single window of DNA contains:
- the feaR gene encoding transcriptional regulator FeaR, translating into MMTSSAVRNEAFENWLSQVNQACGRFDARALDTDFYGELAEYRSGAINLSVVDMAHVHLYRTSKDVSVSRDGHYYAVFQMRGSSQLEQGENRARLGAGDIALIDACRPSDMTYNEDSRQLSLILPRQVVERGSHFNAVNCATRIAASTPLAAMANKLVMDTRQQEGLDMQESEAVLDALVSLLLPGISTRDSGGDAHERQFRKIIAYIDEHISAEELCPELIAREVGISVRGLYRMFSKRGLVVAQYIKHRRLDFCAENLRRSNVEQKLSALCYAWGFSDSSYFSSAFKSRFGVSPGVYRKRYSQN; encoded by the coding sequence ATGATGACTTCTTCGGCGGTTCGCAATGAGGCGTTCGAAAACTGGTTGAGCCAGGTCAACCAGGCCTGTGGGCGTTTCGATGCCAGGGCCCTGGATACGGATTTCTACGGTGAGCTCGCGGAATACCGCAGCGGTGCCATCAACCTCAGTGTGGTCGACATGGCGCACGTGCACCTGTATCGCACCAGCAAAGACGTCAGCGTCAGCCGCGACGGCCACTATTACGCGGTGTTCCAGATGCGCGGCAGTTCACAGCTGGAGCAGGGTGAAAATCGCGCTCGCCTGGGGGCGGGCGACATCGCCCTGATCGATGCGTGTCGCCCAAGTGACATGACCTATAACGAGGACTCCCGACAGCTGTCGCTGATCCTGCCGCGTCAGGTGGTCGAGCGCGGTTCGCATTTCAATGCGGTCAACTGCGCCACCCGAATCGCGGCCAGCACGCCACTGGCAGCGATGGCCAACAAACTGGTCATGGACACCCGGCAGCAGGAAGGCCTGGACATGCAAGAGAGCGAAGCGGTGCTCGATGCCCTGGTCAGCCTGCTGTTGCCGGGGATCAGCACCCGCGACAGCGGCGGCGATGCCCACGAGCGGCAGTTTCGCAAGATCATCGCCTACATCGACGAACACATCAGCGCCGAAGAGCTATGCCCCGAGCTGATCGCCCGGGAGGTGGGGATTTCAGTGCGGGGTTTGTACCGGATGTTCTCCAAGCGCGGCCTGGTGGTGGCGCAATACATCAAGCACCGGCGCCTGGATTTCTGCGCAGAGAACCTGCGCCGCTCCAACGTTGAACAGAAGCTTTCGGCGCTGTGTTATGCCTGGGGATTCTCTGATTCCAGTTACTTCTCGTCGGCGTTCAAGTCGCGTTTCGGCGTGTCGCCGGGGGTGTACCGCAAGCGTTATAGCCAGAACTGA
- a CDS encoding response regulator transcription factor yields the protein METRKPIVYIVDDDKDLRTSLAWLLESVSVQAQCFAGAEEFLSQYDPRQPACLVLDVRMPETSGFQLQEILNQRGSTLPTIFVSAHGDIPMSVTAMKNGALDFVEKPYNPQQMIDRIQAALKTAVHAQADQEQRQHLQSKLALLTSREREVLMLVIDGKASKVIARELNISVKTVDVHRTKIKEKMGVTSIAMLVREVLHLPAEEPARH from the coding sequence ATGGAAACCCGCAAGCCGATTGTTTATATCGTTGATGACGACAAGGATTTGCGCACGTCGCTGGCCTGGTTGCTGGAGTCGGTCAGCGTGCAGGCGCAGTGTTTTGCCGGCGCTGAAGAGTTCCTGAGTCAGTACGACCCCAGGCAACCGGCGTGCCTGGTGCTGGATGTGCGCATGCCGGAAACCAGTGGCTTTCAGCTGCAGGAAATCCTCAACCAGCGCGGCAGCACCCTGCCGACCATCTTCGTCTCCGCGCATGGCGACATTCCGATGTCGGTGACGGCGATGAAGAACGGTGCGCTGGATTTCGTTGAGAAGCCCTACAACCCGCAGCAAATGATTGACCGCATTCAGGCGGCGCTGAAGACAGCCGTGCATGCCCAGGCCGATCAGGAGCAACGCCAGCACCTGCAAAGCAAACTGGCCTTGCTGACCAGTCGTGAGCGGGAAGTGTTGATGCTGGTGATCGATGGCAAGGCGAGCAAGGTCATCGCCCGGGAGCTGAACATCAGCGTGAAAACCGTTGATGTGCACCGGACCAAGATCAAGGAAAAAATGGGCGTGACCAGCATTGCAATGCTGGTGCGTGAAGTGCTGCATTTGCCGGCGGAAGAGCCGGCGCGGCATTGA
- the hpaC gene encoding 4-hydroxyphenylacetate 3-monooxygenase, reductase component gives MAELSQQQIDFRNAMAQLPAAVNIITTNGPGGRCGITASAVCSVTDSPPTVLVCVNRNSATHDVFRTNGRLCVNVLCGEQEELARHFAGMTKVSMEERFAWDLWDGGDTGVPVLRDALVQLEGRISECKEVGSHSVMFVELSKVGVRGEGDSLVYFNRLFHRLEHAGAHC, from the coding sequence ATGGCCGAACTGAGCCAGCAGCAAATCGACTTTCGCAACGCCATGGCGCAGTTGCCGGCGGCGGTGAACATCATCACCACCAACGGCCCCGGAGGGCGCTGCGGCATCACCGCCAGCGCCGTGTGCTCGGTGACGGACTCGCCGCCGACCGTGCTGGTGTGCGTCAACCGCAACAGCGCCACCCACGATGTGTTTCGCACCAACGGCCGGCTGTGCGTGAACGTGCTGTGCGGCGAGCAGGAAGAGCTGGCCCGGCACTTCGCCGGGATGACCAAGGTGTCGATGGAAGAGCGTTTCGCCTGGGATCTGTGGGACGGTGGCGACACGGGCGTGCCGGTGCTGCGGGATGCGCTGGTGCAGCTGGAAGGGCGCATCAGCGAGTGCAAGGAGGTGGGGTCGCATTCGGTGATGTTTGTGGAGTTGTCGAAGGTCGGGGTGCGTGGAGAGGGGGATAGCCTGGTGTATTTCAACCGGCTGTTCCATCGGCTGGAGCATGCCGGAGCGCATTGCTGA
- a CDS encoding methyl-accepting chemotaxis protein → MSNFDEQSIRTNSVAAAINELGAAAQEIATNASDASQQASAARQQAEDGRQVVERTIQVMNELSGKISASCVNIEVLNSKTVNIGQILEVIKGISQQTNLLALNAAIEAARAGEAGRGFAVVADEVRSLAGRTQTSAAEIQQMIEALQIGARESVTTMTESQQHSEESVNIANLAGKRLGSVTQRIGEIDNVNQSVAAATEEQTSVVEALNVDITEINTLNQQGVENLQSTLQACTELEREVGRLNQLVGSFRI, encoded by the coding sequence ATGAGCAACTTCGACGAACAATCGATCCGAACCAACAGCGTGGCGGCGGCCATCAACGAACTGGGCGCCGCCGCCCAGGAAATCGCGACCAACGCCTCCGACGCCTCACAGCAAGCCTCCGCCGCGCGCCAACAAGCCGAAGACGGGCGTCAGGTGGTCGAGCGCACGATTCAGGTGATGAACGAACTGTCCGGAAAAATCAGTGCGTCGTGCGTCAACATCGAAGTGCTGAACAGTAAAACTGTGAACATCGGGCAGATCCTCGAAGTGATCAAGGGCATCTCTCAGCAGACCAACCTGCTGGCGCTCAACGCAGCGATCGAAGCGGCGCGGGCCGGTGAAGCAGGTCGTGGCTTTGCGGTGGTTGCCGATGAAGTGCGCAGCCTGGCCGGGCGCACGCAGACCTCGGCAGCGGAGATTCAACAGATGATCGAAGCGCTGCAAATCGGTGCGCGTGAATCGGTGACGACCATGACCGAGAGCCAGCAACACAGCGAGGAAAGCGTCAACATCGCCAACCTCGCCGGCAAGCGGCTGGGCAGCGTGACCCAGCGTATTGGCGAGATCGACAATGTGAACCAGTCGGTCGCTGCGGCGACTGAGGAACAGACGTCGGTGGTCGAGGCGTTGAACGTGGACATCACCGAGATCAACACACTGAACCAACAAGGGGTAGAGAACCTGCAATCGACGTTGCAGGCCTGTACCGAACTGGAGCGGGAGGTTGGGCGGTTGAATCAGTTGGTGGGGAGTTTTCGGATCTGA